From the Lactuca sativa cultivar Salinas chromosome 9, Lsat_Salinas_v11, whole genome shotgun sequence genome, the window ACCATATTTCCCATTGGTTCTTTCCTCAAGAGATTCCAGACAgagtatcatttttattttttaatttattagagCAGAAAACCATTGTTTATTGATTGACAATGCCTGTTGGATTATAAAAAGGCCATTGACATTCCAAGTCTTTCTACTTAAATCCCATTGCTACCTTTTGTCTTTATTATAAAATATTGAGTAATAACTGTTGAagatatatatatcaaaaaaattcCATGCTACGTGTTCCTATTATGTTCTTTGTGATATGGTATGAGGAAGCATGCTGATGCATGTCTTCATTTCTATAATCATTATCATATGAAGTAAACAATCATTCTAAAAGATTGTCATATGAAATAAAGAATTCCGCCTAAGCTGTATGATGAAATTGTCTGATGCTTTGACCGTtgtaaaagaatttcattttttttacgaGGCGGTAACTCTTAGGGTTATTGTATGTTAATAAATTCAGTCGACAGAATTGTTTAAATGGTTTGCGTTAAAAATGTATCAATTTCAGGATAACTGTGAAAAATTACACCGGTCCTGATAGAGAAAATGTCTCGATCTTGTGAAATTGACTAATTTTTGGGCGATATAGAACTTTTCGCTATACTACAATCTTTGGAACGAAGAAACAAAATAGGAGACTATATTTGATTGTTTAGTTACCCAATcttatttttggttttataattaaGGAGTTATAAGTTTAAAATCAATTAGGTCGGAAGACTTCAAAACCAACTTAATGCCATAAAGCGTATGTTAGTTAATgctaaaacataaatattttacgAAAATGtgaaaaaatgttttattttataaaaataaaaaacatgtaTTTTAGAAATAAAATTTATTAGCAAAATAATAAGTTTATATGGGAGGTGTTATGATAAATAGATTTAAATATGGTTTTAATAACTGTTTTTTTATGTCCTTAATAATTtttaaattcaagttttcataataaaaaaaatcaaaaaacatgTTTTGCTAATATGAAACAGTTTCTTATGTATCATCGATTATCATCATGTAGTTCAAAATTTGGAAGAATTATTATCCAAAATATAAGATTGAGGTGACAAAATCTCATATGTTTTCCTTGTTTTCGCGTTTTCGCTAATTATTTACATTTTCGCATGAGGTCTTCCCAAGCATATGTAATTCTCTTAATTTGTTGCCCGACATAATTTAAGGTCTTAATGATATTATGTCGTTCCAAAAATTGGAATGTGAAATCAAGTATATGAATGTAAATCACATGTCGTGTTACCTAAAAGAAGACATTGATTAATATAGTGCAAtaaaaaaagattttctttttagAACTGCTAGGATTTTATTAGAAACCGACTAGCAAGAAACTAGCCAAACAAAAACATCAATAAACAACAAGCAAGGGATTTTGGAGCCAACCCACCCAGTTAATATGTATTTTTGGACCTAGCATTACACCATAAGAAAGTGAGAGtgaaaattttgtaaaaaaaactgCTCCTTTTTTGCTTATGGGTGGCAAAAAGCAAGGCATTTCGAAATTTCCAAATGTGCCACCAAGCTGGAAAAAAATAAACCCTCCACTCATGTTTTGGATTTACCAGAAAGATGAAGAGACGTCAACCAAGAGCATAAATCAGAGAAAGAGAGCAAAGTATAAAGGTCAAGTCCCCACTAATGAAAAATATGCTCCTGTAACTCCCGGCAAGAAAAGAACAAATGAGAAGAACTTTCCAAAGTAGTATCACAAATCGGGCAAAGCAGAGATGTCACATCAACCCCACGTCTATCTAGATTAACTCTAGTAGGaagtttatccatagacaacCTCCAAGTAAGAATGTTCACCTTAATAGGGATCACATTACACCACCTAGTAGAATGAGATGAAGTTGGTAACATGTTGTCATCCAAGAAAGTACGGGCATACAACATAGAAAACAACCCATCACATGTAAGAAACCAAACCCATTTCTTTGTAGAGGAAGAAAATTAACATGAAGTAATTAAAGCCAAGAACTCTtgccattgggagtttacggcccctcCCTACGCAACCTGTAGAAAGAACCCCACAGAGAAGAATGCTCCAACATCTCTCTAAATCGAATAAATTTATTCAACTCcaatgtaacaccgtgaatttcaaaataattttttcgcataatataaaaacattttcatttaaattttcataaaaacatcaatgttttaagactccaatccatatcaaacaaaaatcccaagatcacatatcataaaaatcccatgcgtgtgtacagatcaagccgacgccttcccacggtcatcactagtacgtgaaacaaacaacactgacactgtaagcacaaagcttagtgagttccccaaaataccacacataacacatattagccactcgaggctataactctgtgggtccgtagaccctactctgtgaacccactggttctaactctaggaaccttccggttccaactctataaacatgcacaacataaatcacatagaaataatgcagtacaacacgtaacatacatatagcatacaaatactctatcacataactctgattacctactcaaggtaaagtatagtgagaagactcacctcgcgtatctcgataacttgcaaatcccggaaatcacttgcGCTCggtcctccgagctataatcctcctataacacaatatatctctaattaacactttctcaactaaggttgaatACCtccatcaagtcaacactggtcaactctggtcaacggtcaacggtcaactttgaccggactcggcgagtgcactagagcgactcggcgagtctatacgtgttcactgactccctaggatcctcttttgacacgtcgagtacttccctgactcgacgagttccacctggcatgaatcgcggggccaccacgactcaactcaccgagtctcaagaacaactcggcgagttccagctcgactcggtccatctgtcaaccctctctaactctccctaactcactgagtcaacccttaactcggcaagaccactccctgagtggttaaggacaatcttcatgctactcgccgagtctgttcttcggactcggcgagtccatgccatgcatcaactcaatctcgcttttgaggtcagatccgctccaacaactcatagatctggccctcccaagcacattcatcacgtaagtcacaatcttggctaccatacAACGcgtacaaggcttcttttgatgaaatgacctctaaaatggtaacctaagtctccaactcaaaaggaaaggcataaagcatggcatttgggactctctggacctactaaggtccagatctaggtaccatatccccatgggacctctcacactccaaatacaaggcaaacaaggcatgaagaaaccctagatttgaccatatcaagaaaaacacgagaataagctctgaatgttacctcaaatagcttcttctgccgaaatgggagtagatccgagctccccaactctcctagtttGGCCTTcgtcttcctttcttgcaaatacacacaaaaatggtgaataatggcctcttatctcactcacaagaactctcagctgctctggtgctctcaaggtcgaaggtagccgcaatgaaggggtttaaggtcctttaaatagggctcaaggccgggaaattagggtttcattaaacagcgcggactcgccgagtccaggcgcgaacccgcgtccaaatccgcgatcatactcggcgagtctaggctccaactcgccgagtctcctcacaaattatcaaaaataaataaatgaataatacctgggaatccgggctgttacatccaAATTATAAATTCTCGGTAATTGAGACTTTAAAGAAGAACCACCAATCCACACATCCTCCCAAAATAAATTAAGAGCACCATCACCAACCTTCTTGTTGCAAAACTTAAGTCTAAGCCTTTCTCAGACAGTTTTGAAGTTGCTTTTAGGATATCAATCTGAATAGAAGAACTACCTATAGGCAAAGAACACACAATCAAAGCTTTTTCTTCATGGATCGCTTTAACAACTTTCACCCACATGGTATCTTGGTTAGAAAGAAACCTCCACACCCACTTGAATAAAAGTGCACGATTTAGTGTAAAAAAATTGCACATTCCTAATCCaccattattttatatgctaaaGCCTTCTTCCAATTAATCCAAGTGATTTTTTCTTCTCATCCAACCATCTCCACGCCAAGAAAAATTTTGTTGTGCAAAGCTTCAAGACCATGTAATACCCCTATAGGGGCTTTAGAAGAGACATGAAAAAAGTAGGAATAGAGCCCAAGAATAACTTAAGTAACGTCAATCTCCCACCAACTAATAAAGTCTTAACTTTCCATTTAGAAAGTCTCGCTACAATCTTTCCCATCATGTGTTTCCAAGCAGAAGCATGGTTCATCACACCACCTACAGTTGAGCCAAGATACGGGAACCAAGTGACCATATGGCTACACCCTATATGATTCGCCAAATGGGATACCTGCTCAGAAGGAACTCCAACACCAAGAAGAGAGATCGTAGAAAGATTAATTTTTAAGCCCATGGCTAAAAAGAAACATTGGAGAACTCGAACAATGGAATGAACATTTGACTCCTTCTACTCACCCATAAAGTTAGCATCATCCGCATAAAAGAGATGAGAAATACaaagattagaatttgaatcaaGAGATGTACTCGATTAATCACCCTAATAAAAGCCACTTGCAAGCTTTCCACCACCAGAATGAAGAGAAAAGGAGACAAAGGATCACCATGTCTGAGACCTCGAAAAAACTAGAACTCATCCGTCACCACCCCCATTTACAAGAATTGAATCCCTAGAAGAGGTGAGACAACCTTGGATCCAACCCCTTCAAATAGAACCAAAACCCATACGACAAAGAACATCATCAAGAAAGTCCCATCTCATCGAATCATAAGCTTTTTCAAAGTCTGCTTTAAACACCATTGGCTTCTTTTTCTTCCTCTTACACCATGAGATAACCTTATTGATAATGAAAGCGTCATATAAATTTTTTCTACCCCTAACAAAATCAGACTGCTCCGAGCTAAACATTCCATCAATCACATAAGCCAAACGATTAGCTAGAATCTTACCCACAATCTTATACAGACACTCAATAAGACTGATAGGTTTAAAGTCCTTGATCAACTTTCCATCATAGAATTTAGGAATCAATACAATAAATGAAGGGTTTCACCCTTTCGGAAAAGAAGAAGATCGAAAGAACTCCAGGATCGCAACAACAAAATCAGCTCCAAGAATATGCCAAAATCGTCTAATAGAATCAAAGGTGAAGCCATCCGAAGATGGGGATTTGTCAGTCCCACAATCCCAAATCGCTCTCTTAATCTCCTTGGGAGTCACATTCACCTACAAAATAGCAACTTGATCATAACTGAGAATATTAGAAAACTCCTAATTAACCAACCCACGATTCTGAATCTGTTTATAAAACCGATTTTAAAATGATCCAAAAACTCAACTTTCATAAGAGGCAGGTTATCCACCCATTCTCCCTCATGAAGGATACAACGGAGCGTCAGTTtcttatttttttgttaaaaatccCATGAAAATATTCCGAATTTTCATCTCCTTTAATTGCCCAATGAATCTTAACTTTTTGAGCCACATCCGCAGTCTCAATCTGACGAATTTTGACACTCTCTTTAACAAGAGTCGCACGAGTCGCAATATCCACCAACTCGACAACACCATGATCAATTTTGTGATCAATTTCAGAAAGCTTCTTGAATATATCATATTTGAGAGCAACCCGAGAATCTTTAATTTTAGAATTCTATGGCCCAATATTCTTTTTAAGGCTTGCAATTTCTTTCAACGCAATCATCACATTTGAATCAATGCACCATCATTTTTCCATGAGGCTTCCACAACTTGATCAAAGCCATCCATAGAAAACCACGAATGGAACACTCTAAAAGGCGTAGGACCATAATCAACAACCGATTCTTTTAAAAGAATAGGATGATGGTCCGATAAATGACAATCAAGAATCACACCTAAAATCTTCGAAAAAATCTCCAAAAAACCTTCAGAAATAAGAAATCCGTCCAATTTGCTCATTTTACCTACAAGTCTGTCCGACCAAGTAAAAGAGAAGCCACCAAGCGGGACATCATACAAGGAAGTATTAGTTATGAAATTATTGAAAATTGTCACATCTAAGGCATTAAATACCAACCCATACCTCTCACTTTCACACTAAACTTCATTAAAATCACCTATAACAATAGTCTCCGTGTCCCACCTATTAATCGCCCCAGAAAGATTATCCCAAGTAATTCTCTTTTCCACACTCGGCTGGGGAGCATAAACAGACACCATTGATAATTTTCTTTTCGTAGGAAGCTAAATCCCCTCAATAATAATAAATTGAACTTTAACAAATATCTTAGATTTTGAAAATCTAGATTTATCCTAAATACACAAAATACAAACCGACAAACCTCTAGACAAGCTACCAGCATGATCAAAATCAAGGTTTCCAGCCACATCAacttgccttttttttttttgtttcctgCAAGGATAAGACAAACGTGATGCTTTCCAAATAAATCTCTTATCAAAGTGTGTTTCGGCCCATTCCATAACCGTTGAATATTTAGGGATAAAAAATTCATTGATTAACATTCGACTCTCCAAAAGTATTAATCAATTCCTGAATATTTTGCATGCACCCTTCCATAGAATATCCCATAGCTTGCCCAATATCAATAAAAAGCATTCAACTCTTCTAACTTAGAAAAACCTTGAGGCCTTTTAAGAATTCTTACCGAATCCCCAAAGATGTTTGAGAGGCCGAATTAACCCATCCATCTCCCTTTACTTTTGGTTTATCATTTACATTTCGAGAAAAAGGTTTCTTAGGATAAATACCAGCAGCAACATCTGACCAGGTCCTACTGGAGTCCGAATCAACATCAAGAGGAGTCACATCAGGCCCTTTTCGAACCTGTTGTTGATGTTGTCATTGTTCATAAGGTTTTTGCATCGTGGCAGCAAACTGTCGAGGAGATGGTTGTTGCGGGATAGGTAAGAGCACCGGAAAATGTTGTTGCAGCGGAACAGACAGGACAACATGAAAGGGTTGTTGCAGCGGAGATGTAGCATCATGACACAGTAAATAATGAGGTGTAAAACCCGGAGGGTGAGAGAGTGATGTGTCCTTGATATTATCCTGTTTCCCTTCTTTATGAATCACATCATAAATACCAAAAGGATCCTCATAAATATTATCCTCTTCATTACTGATTGGATCTTTTTGGAAGCTATCCGGAACTCCTTGTGAAGATCATCTTCATTCAAAGATTCTCCCGCTACTGAATTGCCCACTTCACTATCTTCCAAATCAACAAAACCATTATCATTAACAAACTGTTCCACTTCCTCCTCTTCTCCATCCAGTTTCGAGTTATCCACAATGAAGTCTGGAGTGCAACCTGTTATCTCGTTGGCCAAACTTTGAAAAAACAACCATGAACAATAACCTTGAAAGATCCATGATCAAAGATTCTTCCGAAGTAGAGATACACAAACGCTTGctataataattattatcctTAGGGTTCTCCATAAAAAGAACCTTACTCCATTTGCTAGCaattttcgaaaatgttttattTGTACAATCCAACGAAGGGACCCCTTCAATATCCAACTAGACCACCTTATCTTTCAACGCAAAGTCACCACTCCATGCATGCAAGTTAGAAAACCAAGACTTTTCCCCTACATGATGGAGAAATCTATCCTTGACATGAGTAGAAGGAAACTTCAAAGTCACCCAAGTACCTCCTAAGTATCCAAACTGAATCCCATCAAAACCCTCATTATTGCCAATAACTCATAAGTTTGTAAGAGAACGAAACTCTTTCACCAAACCAATAAGAAAGCAATCATAATTCCTTTTTATGAAACAATCATCATCAAGAAGCAATGACAGGTTGTCTTCAACCGAGTCCCTTACTGGAAATTCATCTTTCCTTCCCTTAAGAATATAAGCATAAGATGAAGTCGGAGCTTAGAAGGGTGAACCACAGAAGTCTTCCTGCCACCCAAGTCAACATGATTACTACCCGATTACCCCCTTTGAAAATGCGCAACATTAGCAACAGGTTTAAGTTTGCCAATCCAAATTGTGCACAGGTTAGATACCAAAGATTCAATGTTCACTAATTTAGAGAAACGAACAAAAGCAAAGTATTTTCCAAGTTTCAATAGGCGCTTCGCAACAAAAACATTCGGAACTGTTCCATAAAACTGTCCCATAATTTTCACACATTTTCCATAATTCATGATGGGTAAAATGGCTAGGGAAATTAGTCACGTTGATATTATGCCCTAGTTTCGAAGTCAAATCTTCATTCGACTTAGTTTTACGAGAGCTGGCCCTAGCCCTGTGCATGGTGGAAACAAAAAACGACTGACCTAAAGAGAGACGTGACCCTGCAACGTTGATCCTGCGGTAGAAGAAGGGTATGTCGATTAAAAGAAAAAGCGCCGCTGCAAAATAAAAAAAGGCTTAGATTAAAAACATTAGACATTAAAATAGAACATAGAAAAATCACACGCCAAAGCGATTGATTATGATTGTAGGCTGTCTCACTAAATCATTGTCAATGAATTTTTCTTAAATGTATTTCTTTATACTCGTAAAAGCCCGATGGGTTGAAAAACAATTAAATTCAACTAAAGTTGTTGAtcttttttgtaaaaataatcaaatcaagttTCTTATTGGCAAAGACTTGTCAGACTTTTTAAACGAGTTTCATTCCCATTAATTATACTCCCGGAGGTACTATTAAAACCTTTTTGTTACAATAGTAAATTACCCACGAGAACATACCAAACGCATATTAATGTATGTTCAATTGTTCATTAAAAATTTGTTGTCAACTGTCTGGTGATGCTCCTATTTTATTTCAGGACTTGTAATCCGATCGTCCTAAATTCATCTCATAATAATGAGAATATAAGCAAAGAAAgaataatataaataaacacatatacaatatATGTCTCCAAAAAATTCTAGTTATCTTTTTCACATTAATCTAAAATAATTGAAGTCTTCATACAATTCTTTTTAATACTTGTGATGGTGGGTAGGAGAATTTAAAATCtttatttttaatacataaacgGCCGAATGTTCTCTTTAAATTCCAAGGCATCTAAAGTCAATTGTTCATAATACCATTCATTATCACCAAATTCTCTTTTCATTCTCCAGTCATGAGGTGCAAGCCATTAGAGAAGACAAAGTTGAAGCATAAGAAAGGCTTATGGTCTCCTGATGAAGATCAAAAGCTAAGAGAATACATAGTGAACTATGGTCATGGTTGTTGGAGTGCCGTACCCATCAATGCTGGTAATTTTCTATGAATGTAACAAAAAATACAACGTTACTTTTGTTTATCAATTTTTTAAATTATCAAGGCATTGTACCTTTGAAAAATCTATTTAGTCATAGCATTGAAACATTTTGTATATGAATGACCTTGATTCAATGGGATAGAGTTTTCAAAGAGCAATGTTGTAAGTCTTTAATAGGAAAAAAATAGAAGTACGCTAGGATGCTATAATAtagaaataaatgaaaatgtgattctatatttcttgtatttaaccATAATAAGGATACTAGAACCGATCGATTAATATTTTATATCAACACATTCCAGGTCTGGAAAGGAACGGGAAGAGTTGTAGATTAAGGTGGATTAATTATCTAAGACCAGGTTTAAAGAGAGGGGCATTTTCAATGCATGAAGAAGAAACTATCCTCACCCTTCATGGCCTTTTAGGCAACAAGTAAGCTTATTTATTGTAAATCATTTTTggtaaaataaaaagttatttattTCGTTAAATATTATGAATTTAGTGATAAAGACTgacattattatttatttaatcagGTGGTCTCTAATGTCGCAACATTTACCTGGTCGGACTGATAACGAGATCAAGAATCACTGGCATTCCTATTTAAAGAAACGGGTAGCAAAATCAGAAAGCCTTGAAGCTCAGAATACAAACACTGGAAATGttgaatcatcatcatcatatatgAATTCAATGTCAAGAAACCTAAGCTTTGATTCATCAGATACTGCTAATCGTTCGTATATTGACATGGATCAACAGATCCCACAAACTCAAATCAATAAATTACCAAAGATTTTATTTGCAGACTGGCTTAGCCTAGAAGAGTTTCATGGACATAATGGTTTGGAATTCAATAGTGGGGCGAGCAACGGCTCAAATTACCAATATACCCCTGTGAATGAACTGATATCAAATGAAGGTTCCATAGACAGCACTGTGACTGCTAGCCATGAGAGCAATTATCAAACTGAAGATATGTTTCATAATAACCAAATGAAAATTGATCAAATTTTCAACTTCACTGGTGGAGATATTAATATTGAAGACTTCCTGTATATGTAAGAACTACTGAAGTGGTAAGAGTGAGTAACAAGTAGTTCACTAAAGTGATTATATTGTCATAACGATGTGACATCATAGGTTAATTAAatgataatattgtatatgtTTATGCATATAACTCTTGATGTATATATGCAAATCGATGGAGTTCTCGGGTGGCACGAAATAAACACCCTTTTTTACTTAGAAAATACTCATAGTCAAAAGTCAACTTTTTTAACAATGTGTTTTGTATCATTGGTGCTAAAAACCTATTTttaaaggtctctctctctctctctctctatatatatatatatatatatatatatatatatatatatatatatatatatatatatatatatatatatatatatatatagagagagagagagagagagagagagagaaagaaagagaaagagaaagaagtgGATTTAATACATGaccgtgtgtgtatatatatatatatatatatatatatatatatatatatatatatatatatatatatatatatatatatatatatatatatatatatatatatatatatatatcaaggtagTAAAAAAATTTTGACATTATCTACTCGATATACtcgggttaagggattaatcagCTAAACGGAGATTAATCATAAGATTAAGCTTAACCAGAGGTCTTAAATTGTTAATTCATTGAAGTTTaacaaattaaatatgactaatatcataacatagttcgtaaataccactaatatcataacatcataagttaattaatatgattaatactaGTCAACCATCAAATAGTTTCTGTTGAGATGAAAtttttttaaactattaaaatttcATTATTTGCTAGTACTTCGCATATTTTTTAGGCAACAACTAATCGCTAGGTGTCTTCTAGTCGGTCGGCTATCGCATAGCGACTATTCAGAGATTAATCGGAACCTAGTTTTAATTTTTACagtactaatatatatatatatatatatatatatatatatatatatatatatatatatatatatagagagagagagagagagagagagagagagtgagagaaatAGAGAGATAGGTGAGTTCAATAAATAACATAACCACTTCATGACCGTAAGGTTAAATTCACTGCAAAAAATTATCATAGTAAAAAAGcttttatcttatatatatatatatatatatatatatatatatatatatatatatatatatatatatatatatatatatatatatatatatatatatatatatatatatactagtttatagcccgtggaaaccacggttaaaaaattaatgaaactttaatggtaagaactcaaaattattaatcaattattttaaataaattattaattaagtgatattttttttatttatatagaattataatcgttaatttaaataaatatgtgaaattatatcaccttataatttatattaattttattttaacttttattctgatgttattaatttaatataattagagtggaaaatttaacatttaaaatttaaaattgaaaattaataAGTTGACAAGTGACATGCATTAATTATAAGATCTAATATGATGACatacatgtcaaaaggagattaaaactatttttttattagaatagggatatatatatatatatatatatatatatatatatatatatatatatatatatatatatatatatatatatgaacacatgttcataaatgaatataatcGATATTTAGATTTCGATTAACACAATGATGTATAAAATAAAGATTGAAAccaatattataatatatatatatatatatatatatatatatatatatatatatatatatatgtatatatatatatatatatatatgaaaatatgtTAATATATGAACAGTGTAAAATGCATGGCTAAAACATTTTGATTTAATATAGGTTCACTGACTACATATCACAAATGATTATAACATTACATATGAATGCAAGAGGGGTATATAGATTAATAtgaaaacaatatcatatatgaaCGTgtgttcatatataaatatatgttaaTATATGTTCCTAAATATAATTTGTTAACTCTGGTTGCTCTTTAGAGACCACCCAAAAAAGATTGTTTTTCATTATGTCGATATTCTCCATTCTGCCTGAATCGGAATCACCATAACCCCATCGCCACCATCATATCACCATTCACCAACATCATCAGATTTGTCACACACCTTGATGCAACCCTCACCAAAATCATATACCAACACTACCATCTTTCACATATATTTGAGTTGGGCAAGTTTGGAGCACATTTTTAAGCAATGTGAAACAGAGTATCAGGAATTCAAAAACATATGCACTAGTTAACTATGATTGATGATGGATGTGATCATGTGATATAAATAGACACAAAGATATGTAAAGAGTTACCTGGTAAAACGTCAATGATTTTCCAACattaaaatcataatttaaaaGGGCAATTTTATTAAGCAAGATCATGTTGTAAGATGAAAGATAGTAGGCAAATCCAAACACCAAAGATCCATATTTGTTTTTCAATTCATATGCCATCTTCTCACTTGTGTCAACATGAAGTTCATTGTTCTCATTTGATATGTACCTGCTATTTTTGGATATGCTTAAAGGTAACATGCACTTCTGTTTGTTACCTTAAAAGTTTAAATAATGataatttaattgaaaataaataatataataacaactttcatttatttctttaCGGTTTATAATTGCTAATATATGGAAGCCTTTTCTCTTTTGTTGATGTAGAAGACCACTAATGATCTTGCTCACCATATTCACTTTCCCACCATGTGGAGAAATCTCAAGTAAAGAGTTA encodes:
- the LOC111901771 gene encoding transcription factor LAF1: MRCKPLEKTKLKHKKGLWSPDEDQKLREYIVNYGHGCWSAVPINAGLERNGKSCRLRWINYLRPGLKRGAFSMHEEETILTLHGLLGNKWSLMSQHLPGRTDNEIKNHWHSYLKKRVAKSESLEAQNTNTGNVESSSSYMNSMSRNLSFDSSDTANRSYIDMDQQIPQTQINKLPKILFADWLSLEEFHGHNGLEFNSGASNGSNYQYTPVNELISNEGSIDSTVTASHESNYQTEDMFHNNQMKIDQIFNFTGGDINIEDFLYM